The Malus domestica chromosome 13, GDT2T_hap1 genome includes a window with the following:
- the LOC139190912 gene encoding uncharacterized protein: MGNNSSLAVLGKGNIRMEVNDLMQVITRVFYVPKLKNNLLSIGQLQEKGLAILMQHGKCSIYHSGRGLVMETEMSSNRMFIILARSLLKEQHCFNSTIEDQSQLWHRRYGHLSWNGLKVLQQKKIVQGLPQFKAPAKLKDMGVFLVEKSEAFDTFKSYKAKIEKET, from the exons ATGGGAAACAACTCAAGCCTTGCTGTGTTGGGGAAAGGGAACATTCGAATGGAAGTGAATGATCTCATGCAAGTGATTACTAGAGTATTCTATGTGCCGAAATTGAAGAACAACTTACTGAGCATTGGTCAGCTACAAGAGAAGGGCCTTGCCATCCTCATGCAACATGGAAAATGCTCAATTTATCATTCTGGGAGGGGTTTGGTCATGGAAACAGAAATGTCTTCCAACAGAATGTTTATCATTCTTGCTCGCTCACTGTTAAAAGAACAACATTGCTTCAACTCGACTATTGAAGATCAATCTCAACTTTGGCACCGTAGGTATGGTCACTTAAGTTGGAATGGTCTCAAGGTACTTCAACAGAAAAAGATTGTGCAAGGATTACCACAGTTCAAGGCCCCTGCAAAG ttgaAAGACATGGGTGtatttttggttgaaaaatcaGAAGCTTTTGATACTTTCAAAAGCTATAAGgctaaaattgaaaaagaaacttGA